A single region of the Brassica rapa cultivar Chiifu-401-42 chromosome A03, CAAS_Brap_v3.01, whole genome shotgun sequence genome encodes:
- the LOC103855750 gene encoding plant intracellular Ras-group-related LRR protein 7, translating to MGCCASNPGGGSKASRVKRWRSTGIIGLRDSKLKTFPDVVIDMERAVRTLDLTHNKISDVPGEISKLINMQRLLIADNLIERLPGNLGKLQSLKVLMLDGNRISCLPDELGQLIRLEQLSISRNMLIYLPDTIGSLRNLVLLNVSNNRLKSLPESLGSCASLEDVQANDNVVEELPESLCNLMQLKSLCLDDNQVKQIPDGLLRDCKSLQNLSLHNNPISMDEFQLMEGYEEFEERRKKKFDKQIDSNVMISSKGLDVGVDK from the exons ATGGGGTGTTGCGCGAGCAATCCAGGAGGAGGTTCAAAGGCTAGTCGGGTAAAGCGGTGGCGATCCACCGGCATTATTGGCCTCCGCGACTCCAAACTCAAG ACATTTCCTGATGTAGTGATTGACATGGAGAGAGCAGTGCGGACGCTCGATCTAACACACAACAAGATCT CTGATGTTCCTGGAGAGATCAGCAAGTTAATCAATATGCAGCGTCTG TTAATAGCTGATAATCTAATTGAGCGTCTTCCCGGGAATCTTGGGAAGCTTCAGTCTCTCAAAGTTTTGATGCTTGATGGAAACCGCATCAGCTGTTTGCCTGACGAAT TGGGTCAGTTGATAAGGCTTGAGCAACTATCAATCTCAAGGAATATGCTCATATACTTGCCTGATACTATTGGTAGTCTTCGCAAT CTAGTGCTGTTGAATGTCTCAAATAACAGATTGAAATCCCTTCCAGAATCACTAGGGAGCTGTGCTTCTTTAGAAGACGTACAGGCTAATG ATAACGTTGTTGAAGAGCTCCCTGAATCACTCTGCAATCTGATGCAGTTAAAGTCGCTTTGCTTAGACGATAATCAAGTGAAGCAG ATTCCAGATGGATTGCTGAGAGATTGTAAGAGTCTGCAAAATCTTTCCCTCCATAACAATCCTATATCCATGGATGAGTTTCAGCTG ATGGAAGGATACGAAGAATTTGaagagaggagaaagaagaaattTGATAAGCAAATAGATTCGAATGTGATGATCAGCTCTAAAGGACTCGATGTAGGGGTTGATAAATGA
- the LOC103855751 gene encoding diacylglycerol kinase 1 yields MEDDGEIGMFSKNPFETVESRGFIFTCFVAALVGILTIAYTASQWRRNINLSWTKAIARSKKNPKARHKTPVAPHSWERDSVSRAKNLNCSVCLKSMSPSQTIVASESVIHRCTVCGAAAHFSCSSSAPKDCKCVSMVGYEHVVHQWSVRWTEGADQSDESSFCSYCDESCSSSFLGGSPVWCCLWCQRLVHVDCHSNMSNETGDVCDLGPLRRLVLCPLYVKELTRNPSGGFLSTITHGANELASTVRASIRIQSKKYKQGNETSAESGNSGSNGDESTESTADTGPAVVNGNHAALENSSSVVNGGSSQGDSDSSGKLEKKPSVKRSGSFGKKDEYQGLRSKLKYELADLPPDARPLLVFINKKSGAQRGDSLRQRLNLLLNPVQVCELSSAQGPEVGLFLFRKVPHFRVLVCGGDGTAGWVLDAIDKQNFVSPPAVAILPAGTGNDLARILNWGGGLGSVERQGGLSTVLQNIEHAAVTVLDRWKVSILNQQGKQLQPPKYMNNYIGVGCDAKVALDIHNLREENPERFYSQFMNKVLYAREGARSIMDRTFEDFPWQVRVEVDGVDIEVPEDAEGVLVANIGSYMGGVDLWQNEDETYENFDPQSIHDKVVEVVSISGTWHLGKLQVGLSQARRLAQGQSVKIQLCAPLPVQIDGEPWSQQPCTLTISHHGQAFMLKRAAEEPLGHAAAIITDVLENAETNQVINASQKRALLQEMAVRLT; encoded by the exons ATGGAGGACGATGGAGAAATTGGGATGTTCAGCAAGAATCCATTTGAAACGGTTGAGTCTCGCGGGTTCATCTTCACTTGCTTTGTTGCTGCCCTTGTTGGTATTCTCACCATAGCCTACACTGCTTCTCAGTGGCGAAGGAATATCAACTTGAGCTGGACAAAAGCCATCGCCAGGTCGAAGAAAAACCCAAAGGCACGGCACAAGACTCCTGTCGCCCCGCATAGCTGGGAGCGCGACTCTGTATCCCGTGCCAAGAACTTGAACTGCTCTGTGTGCTTGAAGTCCATGTCGCCGTCTCAGACAATTGTAGCCTCTGAAAGTGTTATCCACAGGTGCACCGTCTGTGGAGCGGCAGCTCATTTTAGTTGCTCTTCAAGTGCGCCTAAAGATTGCAAATGCGTCTCCATGGTTGGATACGAGCATGTGGTGCACCAGTGGTCAGTGCGGTGGACGGAAGGTGCTGATCAGTCTGACGAATCCTCGTTTTGTAGCTACTGTGACGAGTCGTGCAGTAGCTCCTTTCTTGGGGGTTCTCCTGTATGGTGCTGCTTATGGTGTCAACGTCTTGTCCATGTCGACTGTCACAGTAATATGTCAAATGAAACAGGTGACGTTTGTGATCTAGGCCCTCttaggaggttagttttgtgccCTCTCTACGTTAAGGAACTGACACGGAATCCCTCTGGAGGGTTTTTGAGCACGATCACGCATGGTGCAAACGAACTCGCATCTACGGTGCGTGCCAGTATCCGGATTCAAAGCAAAAAATACAAGCAAGGTAATGAAACTTCGGCTGAGTCAGGTAATAGTGGTAGCAACGGTGATGAATCGACGGAAAGCACAGCTGATACAGGTCCGGCTGTTGTTAATGGCAACCATGCCGCGTTGGAAAACTCAAGCAGCGTTGTGAATGGAGGTTCCTCCCAAGGGGATAGCGATAGCAGTGGCAAGCTGGAGAAGAAGCCTAGTGTTAAAAGAAGCGGGTCTTTTGGTAAAAAAGATGAATATCAGGGACTAAGGTCGAAGCTTAAGTATGAGCTTGCTGATTTGCCTCCAGACGCAAGACCGTTGTTGGTTTTCATTAACAAAAAGAGTGGTGCTCAACGAGGTGATTCTCTTCGGCAGCGTCTTAATCTTCTTCTAAATCCCGTGCAG GTGTGTGAATTAAGTTCAGCGCAGGGACCAGAAGTGGGACTTTTCCTCTTCAGGAAGGTTCCTCACTTTAGAGTTCTTGTTTGTGGTGGAGACGGCACTGCTGGTTGGGTATTGGATGCCATAGACAAACAGAATTTCGTCTCTCCTCCTGCGGTTGCTATCCTTCCTGCTGGAACCGGGAATGATCTAGCCCGGATATTGAACTGGGGTGGTGGTTTGGGTTCTGTTGAGAGACAAGGAGGCTTATCTACAGTATTACAGAACATAGAGCATGCTGCAGTCACTGTCCTTGATCGTTGGAAAGTATCGATTCTGAATCAACAAGGAAAACAACTCCAGCCGCCAAAATATATGAACAATTATATAG GGGTTGGGTGTGATGCGAAGGTAGCCCTTGATATTCATAATCTACGGGAGGAGAATCCAGAGAGATTTTATAGCCAG TTTATGAACAAAGTCCTATACGCTAGAGAAGGTGCAAGGAGTATAATGGACAGAACATTCGAAGATTTCCCTTGGCAAGTTCGAGTTGAGGTGGATGGTGTTGACATCGAGGTTCCTGAG GATGCGGAAGGAGTACTTGTTGCAAACATCGGAAGTTACATGGGAGGTGTGGATTTATGGCAGAATGAAGATgaaacatatgaaaactttgATCCGCAATCTATCCACGACAAGGTAGTAGAAGTCGTGAGTATATCTGGAACGTGGCACCTTGGAAAACTCCAG GTTGGCTTATCTCAAGCAAGAAGGTTAGCTCAGGGGCAATCAGTTAAGATACAACTTTGTGCGCCGTTGCCTGTGCAAATCGATGGAGAACCTTGGTCTCAACAACCATGTACCTTAACCATATCGCACCATGGCCAG GCTTTCATGCTAAAAAGAGCAGCGGAGGAGCCACTGGGTCACGCAGCGGCTATAATCACAGATGTTCTAGAGAATGCAGAAACAAATCAAGTGATCAACGCTTCACAGAAACGAGCTCTGCTTCAAGAAATGGCTGTAAGGTTAACTTAA
- the LOC103855752 gene encoding LOW QUALITY PROTEIN: replication protein A 70 kDa DNA-binding subunit B (The sequence of the model RefSeq protein was modified relative to this genomic sequence to represent the inferred CDS: inserted 1 base in 1 codon), with protein MENSVTQDGIASVLSLDSSSVQPQIVVQLVDLKPVGNRYTFNANDGKTKIKAMLPATLTSEIVSGKIQNLGLIQLLDYTPNDIPGKSGEKYLLVTKCEAVASALDSEIKTKASTGIMLKPKQEFVAKSASQIINEQRGNAAPAARMAMTRRVHPLVSLNPYQGSWTIKVRVTNKGILRTYKNARGEGCVFNVELTDEEGTQIQATMFNAAAKKFYDTFQKGKVYYISRGSLKLANKQFKTVQNDYEMTLNEYSEVEEAGSEEMFIPETKFNFVPIDELGPYVNQKELVDVIGVVQSVSPTMSIRRKSDNEMIPKRDIVLADETKKTVVVSLWNDLATDLGQELLDMADKYPVIAIKSLKVGDFQGVSLSTISKSDVVVNPDIPEATKLKSWYDSEGKEMSMSAIGSGMSPSANNGSRSMYSDRVCLSHFTTNPSLGEDKPVFFSTRAYISFIKPDQAMWYRACKTCNKKVTEAMDSGYWCEGCQKKDEECSLRYIMAVKVSDSTGEAWFSXFNDEAEKMIGCTADELNVLKSEEGEANEFQTKLKEATWSAHLFRVSVSQQEYNSEKRQRITVRGVAPVDFAAETRLLLQDISKNNKTSQ; from the exons atggagaacTCAGTGACCCAAGATGGTATCGCGTCAGTATTATCCCTCGATTCCTCCTCGGTTCAACCTCAGATCGTCGTCCAACTCGTGGATCTTAAACCCGTTGGAAATCGATACAC GTTTAATGCTAATGATGGAAAGaccaagatcaaagcaatgttGCCTGCGACTTTAACATCTGAGATCGTCTCTGGAAAAATCCAGAATCTTGGTCTGATTCAGCTCCTTGATTATACCCCCAACGATATTCCAGGCAAATCTGGAGAAAA ATATTTGCTTGTGACAAAATGCGAGGCTGTTGCGTCTGCACTTGACTCAGAGATAAAGACTAAAGCTTCTACGGGTATAATGCTGAAACCGAAGCAGGAGTTTGTCGCCAAGTCAGCTTCACAGATAATCAATGAGCAGAGGGGAAA cgcTGCACCAGCTGCAAGAATGGCTATGACCAGGAGGGTCCATCCCCTTGTGTCCTTGAACCCTTACCAAGGAAGTTGGACTATTAAAGTCCGTGTCACAAACAAAGGAATCTTGAGAACTTACAAAAACGCTAGGGGAGAAGGATGTGTCTTCAATGTGGAACTCACTGACGAGGAA GGAACGCAGATTCAGGCGACGATGTTTAACGCAGCTGCAAAGAAGTTTTACGACACATTCCAGAAGGGAAAGGTCTATTACATATCGAGAGGATCACTTAAGCTTGCTAACAAGCAGTTCAAGACGGTTCAGAACGATTATGAGATGACTCTGAATGAGTACTCAGAGGTTGAAGAAGCTGGGAGTGAAGAAATGTTTATCCCCGAGACAAAATTCAACTTTGTACCCATTGATGAGTTGGGTCCATACGTGAATCAGAAGGAGCTTGTTG ATGTTATCGGTGTTGTCCAAAGCGTTTCTCCAACCATGAGCATTAGAAGAAAGAGTGACAATGAGATGATCCCAAAGAGGGATATAGTTTTAGCTGATGAGACGAAGAAAACCGTTGTGGTGTCCCTTTGGAACGATCTAGCTACTGACTTAGGACAAGAGCTTCTAGACATGGCTGATAAGTACCCTGTTATTGCGATCAAGTCTCTCAAAGTTGGAGATTTTCAAG GTGTTTCACTCTCCACTATCAGCAAAAGCGACGTGGTGGTAAATCCTGATATACCAGAAGCTACAAAGTTGAAATCTTGGTATGACTCTGAAGGTAAAGAGATGTCTATGTCTGCTATTGGCTCTGGGATGAGCCCTTCTGCCAATAATGGATCAAGATCCATGTATTCTGACAGAGTCTGTCTCTCTCACTTCACAACCAACCCCTCTTTAGGCGAGGACAAG CCTGTATTCTTCAGTACTAGAGCTTACATAAGCTTCATCAAGCCGGACCAGGCAATGTGGTACCGTGCTTGCAAGACATGCAACAAGAAAGTGACTGAAGCGATGGACTCTGGTTATTGGTGTGAAGGTTGTCAGAAAAAGGATGAAGAGTGCAGTTTAAG GTACATAATGGCGGTGAAAGTCTCTGATTCAACTGGTGAAGCCTGGTTCT GATTCAACGATGAAGCAGAGAAAATGATTGGATGCACAGCTGATGAACTCAATGTTCTAAAATCAGAG GAAGGTGAAGCGAATGAGTTTCAGACAAAACTGAAAGAGGCTACGTGGTCAGCTCATCTCTTCCGTGTTAGTGTTTCTCAACAAGAGTATAACAGTGAGAAGAGACAGAGGATAACTGTAAGAGGTGTTGCTCCGGTTGATTTTGCTGCTGAGACAAGATTATTGCTCCAAGACATTTCCAAGAACAACAAGACATCTCAATAA
- the LOC103855753 gene encoding mitochondrial import receptor subunit TOM5 homolog, protein MAKSVISMDQLKALWHSEVHDERKWAANMKLVRALGVFAGGIFLMRNFGDLMAV, encoded by the exons ATGGCGAAGAGTGTGATCTCAATGGACCAGCTGAAAGCTTTGTGGCACTCTGAGGTCCACGATGAACGAAAGTGGGCTGCTAACATG AAACTTGTAAGAGCACTTGGGGTGTTTGCAGGAGGAATCTTCCTCATGCGCAACTTTGGTGATCTCATGGCTGTCTGA
- the LOC103855755 gene encoding uncharacterized protein LOC103855755 isoform X2: protein MAANSICSSLSVHSMANKKPSPSATRTITSKKGTTSGQVKLLTRVEQLKLLTKAEKAGLLSLAEKSGFSLSTIERLGLLTKAEEFGVLSAATNPETPGTLFTLSLGLLLLGPVFVYLVPEDYSWQVVVQLVVALVSVLGGSAAFAASGFVSNLQKSD, encoded by the exons ATGGCGGCTAATTCAATATGTTCGTCTTTATCAGTGCACTCCATGGCGAATAAGAAGCCTTCACCTTCTGCAACAAGAACCATTACCTCAAAGAAG GGTACAACAAGTGGACAGGTGAAGCTACTGACAAGAGTCGAGCAGCTCAAGCTTCTGACCAAAGCCGAAAAGGCTGGACTTTTGTCCTTAGCCGAGAAATCAGGTTTCTCTCTATCCACCATCGAGCGTCTTGGACTGCTCACCAAAGCAGAGGAGTTCGGCGTTTTGTCCGCCGCTACTAACCCGGAAACGCCTGGAACGTTATTCACCCTGAGCCTCGGTTTACTCCTTCTCGGACCGGTTTTCGTCTACTTGGTCCCTGAAGATTACTCTTGGCAAGTGGTGGTTCAGCTCGTGGTGGCTCTAGTCTCCGTTCTCGGTGGCTCGGCTGCTTTCGCTGCTTCTGGTTTTGTCTCCAATTTGCAGAAATCTGATTAG
- the LOC103855755 gene encoding uncharacterized protein LOC103855755 isoform X1 codes for MAANSICSSLSVHSMANKKPSPSATRTITSKKVQQGTTSGQVKLLTRVEQLKLLTKAEKAGLLSLAEKSGFSLSTIERLGLLTKAEEFGVLSAATNPETPGTLFTLSLGLLLLGPVFVYLVPEDYSWQVVVQLVVALVSVLGGSAAFAASGFVSNLQKSD; via the exons ATGGCGGCTAATTCAATATGTTCGTCTTTATCAGTGCACTCCATGGCGAATAAGAAGCCTTCACCTTCTGCAACAAGAACCATTACCTCAAAGAAGGT ACAGCAGGGTACAACAAGTGGACAGGTGAAGCTACTGACAAGAGTCGAGCAGCTCAAGCTTCTGACCAAAGCCGAAAAGGCTGGACTTTTGTCCTTAGCCGAGAAATCAGGTTTCTCTCTATCCACCATCGAGCGTCTTGGACTGCTCACCAAAGCAGAGGAGTTCGGCGTTTTGTCCGCCGCTACTAACCCGGAAACGCCTGGAACGTTATTCACCCTGAGCCTCGGTTTACTCCTTCTCGGACCGGTTTTCGTCTACTTGGTCCCTGAAGATTACTCTTGGCAAGTGGTGGTTCAGCTCGTGGTGGCTCTAGTCTCCGTTCTCGGTGGCTCGGCTGCTTTCGCTGCTTCTGGTTTTGTCTCCAATTTGCAGAAATCTGATTAG
- the LOC103855756 gene encoding uncharacterized protein LOC103855756, whose translation MAKSVATATSSLVQTLRRYVKKPWEITGPCAHPEYLESVPKATEYRIRCPATIDQEAIVPTSDPETVYNIVYHGRDQRRNRPPIRRYLLKKEDVVEMMSEKKTFEERDFPRVYLTTTVEEDENARGGGYE comes from the coding sequence ATGGCGAAATCAGTAGCGACGGCGACTTCCTCCCTCGTGCAAACCCTCAGGCGATACGTCAAGAAGCCGTGGGAGATAACCGGACCGTGCGCTCACCCGGAGTACCTCGAATCCGTTCCGAAGGCGACGGAGTATAGGATCCGATGCCCCGCCACGATCGATCAAGAGGCGATCGTGCCGACGTCGGATCCCGAGACGGTGTACAACATCGTGTACCACGGTAGAGATCAGCGGCGTAACCGTCCGCCGATCAGGCGATATCTGTTGAAGAAGGAGGACGTGGTGGAGATGATGAGTGAGAAGAAGACGTTCGAGGAGAGGGACTTCCCTAGGGTTTACTTGACGACCACTGTTGAGGAGGATGAGAACGCACGTGGCGGAGGCTAcgagtaa
- the LOC108871367 gene encoding TSA1-like protein: MCSVFIDERGRDPQVKERAETDISVPHAPVRAATKGLGEQKASDSTEGKDHDDHLASRKSMLMLLNVSLKVFQHIPLCES, from the exons ATGTGCTCTGTATTCATTGATGAACGTGGCCGAGATCCACAAGTCAA GGAGCGTGCAGAGACTGATATATCTGTTCCACATGCTCCTGTTCGAG CTGCTACAAAAGGTCTTGGAGAGCAAAAGGCTAGTGATTCAACTGAAGGCAAGGATCATGATGACCACC TGGCAAGTAGGAAAAGTATGCTGATGCTATTGAACGTGAGTTTGAAGGTATTTCAACACATTCCTCTCTGTGAGTCTTGA
- the LOC103855757 gene encoding transcription factor TCP17 gives MRTNSMGIKQEGDNQYQATSLSSLRQNPRIVRASRIFGGKDRHSKVCTVRGLRDRRIRLSATTAIQLYDLQERLGLSQPSKVIDWLLEAAQNDVAMLPPLQFPPGFHPNLAAAAAAGESFPGIFESFDLGSCSSRTDTIQREGLNLESHGFDIDHHFFSNSNHRDKLYFPSSSSCHYNLGLLQQSLLDQSGNVTVALSNNNNLNPQTVETMSSLFPRYPLFLEGGDHQLQLFSSNSNSSKQTDHVE, from the coding sequence ATGAGAACCAACTCAATGGGAATAAAACAAGAAGGCGATAATCAATATCAAGCCACTTCTTTGTCTTCGTTGAGGCAAAATCCGAGAATCGTGAGAGCCTCGAGAATATTCGGAGGCAAAGACAGACACAGCAAAGTGTGCACAGTTCGTGGTCTTCGAGACAGGAGGATACGATTGTCGGCTACGACAGCGATTCAGCTCTACGACCTTCAAGAACGATTAGGGCTAAGTCAGCCTAGCAAAGTCATTGACTGGCTCTTAGAAGCTGCTCAAAATGACGTCGCTATGCTTCCCCCTTTGCAGTTCCCACCTGGTTTTCACCCTAATCTCGCCGCCGCCGCAGCCGCCGGAGAATCTTTCCCCGGGATTTTTGAAAGTTTCGATCTTGGAAGCTGCTCATCAAGAACTGATACGATCCAGAGAGAAGGTTTGAATCTTGAGAGTCATGGGTTTGATATTGATCATCATTTTTTCTCGAACTCAAACCATAGAGACAAGCTTTATTTCCCTAGCAGCAGTTCTTGTCATTACAACCTCGGACTACTCCAACAGTCACTTCTGGACCAATCTGGCAACGTTACTGTCGCATTGTCCAATAATAATAATCTCAATCCACAGACGGTGGAAACTATGAGCTCTCTATTTCCGAGATACCCTTTGTTTCTAGAGGGTGGTGATCATCAACTTCAACTGTTTAGCTCAAACTCGAACTCCTCCAAGCAAACAGATCATGTCGAGTAG